The region ATCTCGTTTGCTAGCAGGTCAGCTCTGTATTTTGGGATGGATTTGTGTATGCATGTGCCCCACGTCCTCCACACTTGGCAAAAATGCTGTGAGTCTGCAAGGATGCACCATTTGTTTGCTGCCAAAGGCCTAAAGTCGAAGGATGGAGCCCAGTCCTGGTGAGATAAATCCCAGAAAATAACCAGGTTTTTAGCTAAATACGTGCTCTGAGCAGTTTGTGGCTCATTTTTACTGGTAGAACAAGGGCTTGCTAAAGTTGGCTtcttttacaaaatgtttctACAAGTAGCTGAGCTGTTATTGCTGCTGCTACCTGAGCAGATTTAATTGTGCATCCTTTACCTTTTGGTCTGGTAGGACATGCTGAGATTGAAAATCACATACCTTTTTGCCAGGAAGAAAATATCATGTTCTAGGAAACTTTCTAGCTTGTCTTTCCCCAGAGGGATCTTTTCAACATATTCTTCTGAGCCTGCATTTGCTACCAGTGTTTGCAGTGGCATTTATTAAAAGATTCCTTCAATGCCATTCACCTTTTGTCGTTGCTACGGGTTTAACTGAAATGATGTGGCCCTCTTTCTTGCCAATATCATATTATGGGACCTAGTGCGAACATGGGACGCAAAAAGGAATTTTTTGGATTAAAAACACGCTTTTCAAATGAAGGCATGCATAATctaaaaatctaatttttctcTCAGTGAGCATGCACTGTTATCTACCAGTCTCCTCTGAAGaagcatttttcatgttttattaatGCTAATGAATATGAGCTCAAACCCAGACAAGCTCAATAGTCCCTATGGTCCAGCAGGTTTTCTGTGGCCTCTTCGAAATGGCCGGACGGCAGTCCCGGCAGTGTCGCCGCTGGTCCCCCTGCGGAGGTGCCAGCTCCGAAGGGTGACGGACTTGCAAGTCTTCCTCGAGCCGAGCCTGTGCTGCGGCCAGACGAGCACGTGCAGGAAACTGTTGCCAAGCTGCTCCCCCTCCAAGGACAGGGAGCATCTCGAAGAGTCCTGTAAAGACCATGTTAAATCTTGTTttggggtgtggtttttttttttttttttttttttttttggggtaGGAGTGGAAGTTTAGGTTttaactttttcctgttttcagcaaGAGGGCTGAGAAAGGCAAGTGCTTACGGCTTTCAGGCATGGTATGGCTTGAGACACCCTCCTGTTTTGCTTGCGAGGATGGGAAGTTTTAAAACAggctaatagaaaaaaaaaagaaattcaatgtCCATGCTGTGCTGTAACAGTCCAACCAAGCTTCATAATTCATTAGCCAGTAAAGTCTTGGAACTGCTCTTTTATGGGATGGAGAAGCAATATTGTGCATCCCACTGACAGACACCAGCTAATATCATTAACCCTTCTGCAGTCTCCGTGCCATTTATCCGGCCATGTGAGTACACAGGTGAGCAGGCTGCTTGCTCTGCGCTCCAGCCGCTGACAACAGGGCGTCTTAGAAAGGCGGAGCGGGTGGTATGAGCTGTGGGTTTTAATGTAAGTCGATGCTAGGGGAAATACTTTCACTGTGCATCTCTGAGAGCGCTGACAAAGTCCAGCTCTACGTATTTAGAAATATCCGGCTTTGCTAATAAGCCCCAGCATTGGTCTCAATCTAGGATTAATCTGGGCTCTCCAGCCAGTGAACCGCACACCGTGGTGCTGCAGCGGCAGCAGTTCCCGTGCGGCGGCTGCAGCACCTGGGCCTGGCCCTGGCCATGGTCCCCTTGCTGGCGCGAAGAGCGTGGACGCGGCTGCCGAGAAGCCAGCAGTGGAGGACAGGACATCTCTGTGCAAGCACGTTGTGAAGTCTGTATCAGTTTCAAAATGGTATTAGCTTCGTTAGAAGAGTCGCTCTGAAGGCAGTGAGCCTCCATGCGTGAGTGAGGTGACACACTCCCTTAAGCCTCTGTAAGATCAGCATCTGCGTCACTTCGGGGTGTTCACACTCAGACTTGATTCACTTGATTCAGTAATGTTTTGCAGATCAAATTATCTGTATCCAGCTTGTGAATCAGCCCTGTTTGTTGAACTGTGGGTTTGCTTATGGTAGAGCTTCATAAATCCCCCAAAAAGCATGTTGACAGAAGTGCTGACAAATCCCTAACTGCGCGGCTATTACCAGCGACCAGGGCAATGCTCTGCGGGGCAGATAAAGCGGCTGCGAGTCCTTCCTTGCTGTGATCAAAGCACTGGGATTTCAAAGTGAATTTCTCTTAGTCAGACCAAGTAGTCTTTGAATACATCAACTTTAAACCTCCCTAAAAATACTGCCGGCTAATGTCTGGGCTGCCTACATCTACTTAAAGAGATCACAAGCCATGGTGATACTGATTTATATAAACTGATCTTTTTTACCTCATTACTGGGCCATGCAGTGATTCTGTACATTATTAACTCTTTAAGGCTGGGAGGCTGACTTTAATGctggaaagctgtatttttccatttaaacaaCTCAGCTTCTGCAGCAGGACAGTCAGGGCAGACTATTCCCTTTGAGGGAACCATTTACTGGACCAGGATGAGATACTTTAAGATGGGTATTAAATTTCAAAAAGCTGCTACAGCAGTTTTGCAGATTATTATTACTCTAGTCCAGGAGAGCTCTTCTTCACAGGCCCAACTGTCCACTCCCATTTCTTGAGCTCTTTGCGTGGTGCCCATTAGCCATTGCGCAGCGGCAGAAGTGACTCGCGGCACCCGGCGCGGCTGAAAAGCCCCGAGCGTGCACCGAAGCCCTTGTTCACCTCGAGATTAAGGCGTCTTTTGTCTTGAAACTTTCAGGGTTGCTTTCCCGGAGTGCCAGCATTGGAGCGCTTGCCTTAAGGTTCTGGGACCTATCTGCCATATCCTCCCCCCTGCAGCTGGCACTGGAGGCAGAGCACAGCCACACAGTCACTGAGATACAGAAGAACAGGTAATTTAGGAAAGTTTTTTAGTTTTCTTAAATTAAgacatctcaggaaaaaaaaagagctgcagaTTTCACTGTGGAGCAAACTAAGCCTTATGGCAATACGCTTGAGCACCTTGAGCACAGTCCCTGCGGATCTGCTGGCCACAGGTTAAAACCGGTCCCTGCCACAACCCATCAGCAACACCAATATTATGCCCAAAGTGTGTTTGTCTAACTGGGGTTTAAAGATTTCCCGTGACAGAAACACTACCACCTTCCCAGCCAATCTGTTCCCGTGCTTCACTGGTCTTACTGCTGCAAAGGCTTTCCCACTGCTAACCTGAATCTTTCTTGCCATAATTTAAGCCCATTATCTGGCTATGAACACACAGACCAAATTATTCCCTTCCCTTTTGCAATAGCCCCATATGTGTTTGaaccccccctcctccccggccTCCAAACTAACACCAGTGCTTTTGGTCTTTTCCCCGGTGATGTTTTTGGTTCTTGTGGCCGCTCACGCTCTGGGGCCTTGCCACCAGTGCTGGCTCTGCGGGGGAACAGGACTCCAAGCACCGTGGTGTTCCCACAAATTACTCGGCATCTCCCGAGCTCTGCTCCTCGACTGCTCGTCTCTGTTGAGTACCGTCCTTTTAATTTTGGTAACAAACCATGTGGTGAGGCCATTTGATAGAGAAGAAATCTTCcataccaacaaaaaaaaaaaattagctgcaGCACATTTTTCGTAAGCAACAGCAAAAGCTGGCTAGCCAGCTAGTGCAAATGAAGTGGGCTTCAGAAAACAGGCATGTTCATATTGTTTCTGAGCAGGCTTTTAAGGAAGTTCTTCAGACTGAGACACAGAAAACTCTATTCAACATCTGACAGCAGAACCTTGCTGAGCTTTAGATACGGTTGCAAACGAAATCTCTAGGTAGGAAAACACAATTGCTGTCTAATATCTTTGTTACTCACACTGCCCTTCCTGGGTAAAATTGCTGCTGTTAAACATACAAAAGCCGTGTGATTTGCTGGAGGAATTGCAACTCACTTATCCTCTGCATATTTTAAACTGCTGAACTGAATTTCCTAGCACTGTAGCTGAGAGTTTGCTTTGAGAACTAACCCTGCGCAGGGCTGTGCCATGGGCTCTGCCTCAAGGTGCAAGGTGTCCCTGCGTCTGTGGAAAGTTGGGCTAACACTGAATCTGCCaaattttttgtgtgtgaatttgCAAGAGCAGATCAAGCGTAACAGAGCACGTGTTACCTTTTATTGCTGTCGGGCAGCATGAGCAGCAGATGGCTGTAGCACAACTGCTCAGCTGACTGGGGAGCTGCATGCCCTGCGTGGCCAGCCACGCTGGCAGGGCACAGCCTCGCTGGGCCCAGGCTGTTGCAAAGAAAGAGGTTAAAGGAAACTCATTTCCAAGTAAGCAATGGTTGTAAAATGTTCGTCATCGGCTGGGAGGAACTGAGATTTCTGCAGCAGATAGAAAATACAGTCTTAAGGCCTGGCCCAGGAAAGAAAAGACATGCTGTAGCATAATATAATGTATATAGAGCAGAGCCCACAAACATGGGAAATGGCTTCTGCAAAGCCACTCTGGGATGGTTCCTCTCTTGGCACTTCAGTAGCAAGGGCTTCACTTGGCCTGTAACTCTCCTTGACAGCTTTGCTCCCTGGAAAAATGCTGCTAATTAAATTCTGGAGCAAAACCCACGCAGCAACCTGTAGAGCTGTGTCCACAGCAGGTTTGCGAAGCTGGAACCTGTTCTCAAACTCAGCCTGATCATAAACCTCAGCatcattagaagaaaataaaaaagctgagCCCCTTTGCTCAGTTTAGCCTGCCCACAACCCGCACTTCCAAATGCTAAGGAGCAGAGCGCAGCTGGTGCAAGTCGGGGACATTGTCCCAGCTGGGCACTGTGACGGTTTTCAACTCAGCTTTGTGCTAGCCAAGGACCAAATGCCCTCAGTGACTGCATACGGGAGGCATCCGGCATGCAGGAAGCTGAAGCACAACCGTGCACTATGCTTGCGCCCCGCAGCAGCTCGGCACTGCCGCAGGACACAGTGAGAacgcccgggggggccgggccagTGGGGCAAGCGCTCTGTGGCTTCCCCTGCGCCAGCTCCCTCGCACAGACCTCACGCCAGAGGTGGCTCCAGGGCCTGACGCGTCTCACACTGCGCAGGGACTGACCTGCGCGTCTGCTGCTGCTTACGGCTCCGGGCTGTTTGATGGCAACAGAATTAATTATTCCTGACTCCTGCTCCTTTCGCTTGGGTCTGAATTTAGCCTGTGAAACATGCCTCTGTGTTTGAATGCTGATCCATTAATACAATTCCTCTTTCTAGCTGTACCCACTGTGACAAAAGCAccgtttctttttcctcccttccaaaTAGCAGTAGGTGCTGAAACAGTAAAAGATGAACCACAAGATACTTCTCATGAAACTGCTGGGTACATATTTGCTGTCCTCATTAAATGGATCTGCTACTCTACAGTAAAACATGGAATTAAGGTCCTATACTTGCAAATTTGTTATCAAATTACAATTCACAAATACTTGACAAAATAAGGGCATTTACATACTCTGTAAGTGAAAGAGCACAGTTGCTATATGGTTGACACTTGTTAAAATCAGAGTACACTGAATCCACTTCTTCTGTTGggatatatttttattaagagTCAGTCATAAACTCCAAAAAAACCTGAATCATTTTTGTCACTATTTACCCAAACTAGAAACAGTCTATATATGCAatgtagtttaattttaaaatagtcagGTTCCAGACACAAAGTAAATAACTGCCATTTATAAAGTGCTTTCAGGCGATATAAATTCATGACAGCAGGTATAAACATGTATTGATCTTTTCAGTGGAGAAATGTAGCTCTGTATTACAGGGCTAGATCACAGAAAACATAACATACAATATTTTGGCACTTTCTTTTATGCCAACAGTTCACTATAACTGGATGTATGAAAGACacttagcttttaaaaatattgtacATTTAAACTTCCAGCCAAAAAGTAAACTTTTCAGTAATTAGTGCAGTAGTGTTAATTTCAAACCTAGTATTAGTTTTCCCATTCAGCATTGCTAAGCCCTTCCAAAGTGCACACTTTACAACATAATGATAAATGGAGTATCGAGCAGTTATTTGAGAGTGAGCTGTATGAGACAAGCAACACATTAAAGGGATTTCTGGACAATGGAGATAGTAATGAGAGCGCTTTCAAATTATGCTAAGATTTCTGGACTGCTTTTACCACCACAGGTTTGGTTGAACTTTTAATTCACAAAACAGATCTTCAGTTAGTTTCTCACTCTTTAAATTTGTTTTGATAGTATTATCAACTGTGTTGTAACAACCAAAATAATGTATGTTTCAATTCAGTATTTTACCTGTCTTCAGATATGGTGAAGACTCTGGAGTCTGCATGGCTGAGCCAGAACTGCCTATTAATGCAAGCATTTTTGGAGTATCATTTCCCACGCAAAAATAAGAATCTGCAGCTCCTGCAGAAAATCAGCAGGACACTTACCATGTAAGAGATTTTGGACTGTGACaagaatatatacacacacacaatcatgccattctttcattttgaaaggaaCAGTCTCCTACAATGTGCAAAATGAGACACGTACTGTGTTCCAGTCAGTACATCTGTTACTCTCAGTGGGTTAGCTGTCCCACTCCCCACTGTTCTGAtcattgttttcctcttcttcagaaTCAGCAGACACTTTCTTAATTCTCTGGATGACTGCCTTAATGCTTCTCTCCAGCTCATTACTAGATCCTTTACTGATATGTTTCTCAGTATCTTGATTCACTTTTCTTAGTTTAACTCCTTGCCTTATGGCAGAGAGGATGTCATCTTTCACAGAGGCATAGGGATTTGTCTGTTTTGCTTTGCGAAGAACACCTTCACCATGTTTTAGAGAAGCCAAAACCTCATCCATGGTTCCTGCAAAGATAAGTCAGTTGTCATTGGAAGAAAGAACAAGACAACCACACTTGGAGGTATGAAACTCTATCCATGTGTTCACagttcttcctttcatctttgcTGGAGACAGGAAAAGAGAATGAACTGTTCTGGCACCAACTCTTGCAAGCTTTTGCAGTGCCAGGTTCTGGAACTGAGCAGTTAAAGCTTTTATACCTTATATTGAGAATCCAGCACCTCTTTAACATTATACAAAGTTGTGCACTAAAGAAGAAATTATACACAAAGGAGGATGCTTCTTTTTCATTATGGCTTTATGTGCTTTCAAAACAATATTACTGAACCAAAAAAGTCTTTTGTTCTATATTAGAAATAATCTACCATTCCTTCTAGCTTTCTCAGTTGCCTGCTGAGACCGTCAATTGCATTTTTGCtcaatgaagagaaaaatgaaatgatttgaGTAGAAAGGCTTAAAACTGCACCACTGAGGTCAGTGGGAGTTAGATCAGGCCCTGAGCAGGTAGGCAGGCAGCTCTTTTCTGTATGGACttaaaaaataattccattttacAAAATGACTTAAATCTCAGGTGTATGTTTCTAAACCTTAGACCATAAAGGACACCATACTCCTGGCTCTCTTGGTACACACCATAATTTGTGTTTCATTCCTTTTGTTGGATTCTGTTGCTAACTTCAGACTGTCAGACAGGGAAGGCAGCTTCCCTGGACAGCAGTCCACAGCGACTCCTCCAGCCACAGGTCTAGGCCATCTGCGTCTCACAGCTAGATGTATTTTTGTCATGGGCAGTGCAGAAAGGGTTATGTGATTAACATCAAACAGTGAAAATTTAACATCCTGCTAAATTCTGTGGTACCTTCAGAGACTGAGTTGCCAGAAAAGGATTGAGCATGGATCCACAAACTGGTCTTAACAAAGCTTTCTAGTAAGCAAGTATTAAGTATATTAATCAAATGTGCTGCCTGGTAAAAGACCAGTTAGACTAACAAATAATAAAAGTAGTTCCACTTGGAGTGTGATGATACCTTACAGACAATATTTTCAGCACCAGAATATGAACCTCTTCTGACTTTTCAGGTGCAAAGAAAAAAGTAGCCCCTGTGTTACTGGAAACAACCCCTTTATGAAGCTGTTTCAGCAAGTTCCTATGGCAATATATTATTGACTACTATTAGAGCAATTAACATGCTAGTTTTCTTGATGAAATAGAGGTGCAAACAATCAACTGGATCCCTCCAATAAGCAAAAAAAGGATTTCCCTTAGCCAAAAATAATGAAAGGATATCAATCTTTGTTGTGAATGACAGTAAATATTAGCTACATATTACAGTAAACATTAGCTATATTATCAGCAAGGCTGTTCTGCTAGCAATCAGACTGCCCTGGTGTACAACTCCTGTTGCTAATCAAAGCTTCTTACGAGTATCTGCGGTAGTTATCCCATGGACCTCCCGGACTGAAGGCAGCACACTGATCTACTGGATGCACAGAAGTTTGTTATGGCAGCCTGACTGCGTCTCAGCCCTTCAACTGCTTCGCCTTCACCACCCTCGGAAGAACTGAAGACATGAACTTTTCTAGGTATTTCTGCATGTGGTTTGCCTCTCAACTGGGGAGTTACAAAGGCTGCTTAGATGTATTGTGAAGAGtctgaaaagggaaaggaatGTGCCACATTTAAAGACCTGCTTCATTCTAACATAAGCTCTACTCTGAAAATTCACAATGAAAAATTGCTGCCTTCCCACTTAGATCAATCTCCCTGGCATAGTCAGAGTATCTGCTTGCTTTAGAGATAAAAATAAGCCTGTTAGCAGGATGTAACCAGTGCAGACTTGGGAAATTGCTGAGCTCTATTCTCATCCAAACTGCTGTGCTTTGATTGCAGAGTTCAGCCTTCAGTTACACCTCTATGATCTTGCTAACAAAGCAGAGGTGtaccagagcagaatttttgCCCCAGGAATGCAAGTATGCCAAAGCTATCCATCTGCCTTTCAAACCTTGGCTGAATTCTGCATGAATTCTCCTATGTAACCTTTATTTAGAGACTAAGCAAATTCTAGGTGGACACGGACTATGTTCACCATATAAATGTCCGTGGCCCACACTGATGGCTCTGCAGTATGTTAACACTGAAGAATAACCTTAATACAAGCACAAATATGCTCACAGCAGTCCTTCTGACTGGACATGATTAATCCTCAAACAAAACGCCACATTCAGTTCAAAAGTGGCAAAACTGTGGCAAGAATAAACCTGGAAACAGAGGTTGCTTCTCATCAGATAATGTGAATAAACCCCAGCTCCTTGGAATCACTTCTGCCACCTTCCCCTCTGTTAAAGCAGTGGCATTTGTGGTATCATGAGAAATGCAATCTCCGCAGAATTATCAATGCTGTGATTAAGGATAGTTTAAACTACCTTGTAAGGCTACTCTTATGGAGCAATGCAGGATTCCAGCATAGCAATTCAAGTCCAAATGTTCTGAAAAATTATTGACCTGGATGTCCAAATTGACAGTGCTTCTCAAAACATGTTGAGTTACACACACTAAAAGTCAGGGCCCTGTGAAGCATATCAAACTGGATACCCAAATCATTTAGTATCCTGACTTGTGGTCAGTGTTACTGTATGTGGTCTCTTAGACCAAGCTTTCTAAAAGCTTTGGTCTCTTGAGCAAAACTACAAAACAATGTTAATGTCCAGAACCAGAGTGAGGGAGAACTGAAAaatgcaggaaaggaagaaagaaaaacatcagttGATATGAGCCTACTTACCTGTGTAATTATTTACAGACGTCCTGAATGAGTCATCCTGTTTGTGCATTGCAGGGACCTCAGAGCTAAGGGGAAGTGGTTTATCCTCTACTGCTGATGGTGTCTTGAAGTGGAGAGgtaaagggggaggaggaggaggggttgGAAGAGGTGGAGGAGggggtggaggtggtggtgagGATGGAGAGTCCATCAGTCCCTTGCTGTGCTTTTGTTGCTTTGAGTCACCAGCAGCCACAAAAATCTGGACAGGGATATCTGCTGGGGTATTCTGATGAGAAGCTTTTAAAACTTTGCCTTCTGCTAGCTGCATGCTCCTCGGCTGTTCCAGTTCTGGCCTCACTCTTGATGAAGGGGGCAGCATTGCAGCCTGCTGGGTGATGCTTCGTGGCATCTTGGGACTGAGAGGCTGGGGAGGAGATGCTTTCAGCACAGTATGAGCTGggcatttctgaaaaacaaagggTAAGGCAGGAGGTCACTTTGCCATTGGACTGACAAAAACAACATCCCCAAAGAGACAAAAAGCTGCAGAGCACGGACTTGTGCCACTCACCCATTCAAGTAGAAAATTCAATACCGAACAGAGTTAAAGGAATATCAAGGTATTTCTTTCAAAGTGATTTCCCCAGTTCTGCTCTTTACAGTCTTTTTGACTCCCTGTTTTGACATCACGTAGGATTACTGTATAGTAGTTCACAATACTTGCCTCCCTGAATGTTTTCAGCCTCTCCAGCGTTTTCTGACGTTCTTGGCTTAtccaagcttttttctttttctcttcctctttttgctTGTCTCTTTTCTGTAGTAAAACACATGTAAATGAGCATTTGTGCATGAAAACAAGCTGCCAGATTCTGCAAGGCTGCTATTCAGTACTCACTATCTGTATGCTGTGATGCTGCTGGAAGCGTTTtttgctctcctctgcctgttgcagTCTCTGCCGATGGCTTGCTTCACATTGATCCTGGTGAAACAGCAAAATTCACGCAACCCTTGGTTAGTTCACATTTACTGTGTGTGCAGTCTGTGCTATTAACTCATGTACAAAAGCCAATCTAGAGTGACCAACACCATGTGCCTGGCTGTGCCAAAGAGGATACCTATGCACAGCAGGTGCCAGATGTGAGACCCCACAGGTAAAGTTTGTGCCCAGTACCCAGACCCGAACAGATTCCTCTGTCTTacatctagcttttttttttttttaaaaaaaaaaaaaaaaaaaaaaaagtagcaacaaGCTCTGAAGAAATTTCACCCAGGTACCAGCTGGAGGGAATGGGTGCAAAAAtatgagaaagaagggaagaaggaagttAGCAGGGCACTGCAGAAATACAGGGCTATTTTCCTTCTGTCCCTCATTTGCCGTAGCTCCCATATACAAAGGGCAGGGAAGCAGAGGTATGATGCAAGGAATGGCTAACAGGAATACCCTGTTAGCAATAAAGGGCCTCAGAGAATTTGCAGGTTTCAGTATTTTCTCTGAGAGTCACTAGTCGTCACTGTCCAGAGGGGGATTACCACATGGTTGGGTAAGCATTTGCAAATCGTCTGCCATGTGGCTTTAGTGTTATATAACCAACAGACAGCAATTAAGTGCATGAAAATGGAAGCAGAGGAAGCATCTGCTGAGAAAGCAGTTGTAGGAGACAACAACTGTTCATGAAACATTTCCAGTGAGATTCCCATTTTGTCTGGACTAGTGAGGGGTAAAAGGTCAGACACACCTGGCTTAAACTGCACTCTCTGCCTCAGCAGCACTGCACAGGTGTAAGGCAAGCCCAGCTCACTGGGAAAATCCACGAGAGTCAACTGTGATCCCATTTGTTTATTCCTAGTATTCTGCTCCAAAttggaagcaaaggaaaaaactGTCCCTTGCACAGAACTGAGAGGCTAGAGAGAGAATTGCAGTAACTAaattttccctcccctcccattCAAAGGTAATCTAAGTATCACTGTATGTGCTGTTCTGTCACTGCAGCTTCCTTCACTGCAGGCCAAgttttctcctgtgctgcagctgctttaTACCAGGCTGCCAGGGCAAAGCTCCAGCTGGCCACAGCATGGCTCTCCGTGAGGTATAGCTGATAGAGAAAAACCTCCTGGCTCACCCATGTAAGTTTGTGCTCCATTAATACACTAGAAAGCCATCTGCACTACATAGTGGAGGATAAAGCTGGCTTAAAATCACATTGCCCCTCTTTCTGTTTTGTAGGCATTGGCACTAAGCTGCACATCATCTTGTATGTTCCACCCAAAGCTTCCCTAGTAGTTTTCTGTCCATCCCTTGTGGGTCAAGACTTATGACATCAGTTAAAGAAGCTGCACAGCTCCAGGActgcatttacttttttgttCCTGAGGTAGGCTCTCCTCGCACAGACAGTTCCACGTTTTGTCTCCAACTGCTTAGTCTTCCGCTTCAGCTTCGTCATTTCTGACGAGTTAGCATAATGTTGTCCCATTGTCTGTTCAATGACCTTGAGCTCCTCAGGATTTTCACATGTATCATAGTAAACAACTTCATCCTGTTTCTCTAAAAAGGCatttggcatttttttaaaaaaccaaaaattgCCACagttatttaaacatttaaaggagtaatgacattttaaaagccaCTGAAGGCAGCAAGTTAGTTATGAGAAAGTGTAATGCTTCAGAGTTGAGCTTGGTCCTTCAAAGTCTTACGCAAACATGTAATGCTACTCACAGGGAGGCTTTGTAGGATCAAATTTATGCTGTTAGCATTTGCTGTTATTTAGTTTCTTCTTTCAAATGTCTCTCTGTGCTTTAACTCCTACCTTCATTGACTGGAGTTTTCCTGGAAAACTGAAGACTGTTCTGATCAGCACTGGatgatttattttcctatttaccAGGTTTTAATTATGTAACAAGCAGAAGCAATGTTTACTTCACAGTATACTACATGGTACATGCTACTACATACTACATGCTGCCTAATTTGGTCATAAATATGTTAAGAAGGGACACGTAAACTGGAATACATCAGTACTCAAGTAGCAGCTAGCTAAAATCACCTCTTTTTGTCATTAACAGGATGTATTTTGcaatttttacatattaaattaCAATAGTTCTGTGATGAATTTTGGGACACCTTTTGGCAGGTTCTCTGAAGGAAACTTCAGTTTCCGTACACAGATCCTATAAGAGCAACAGGTATCTGTAACATAAAGTTATTCCACATGCCAAACCTGTGCATGCATATATCACAGATGCTGTCAAGAAGTCACCACTGTGGCTTTTCTTTATCTGTGTTATCAAATTACTTTTAGAAGACAAAATATCAGATGCTGTCCCAGCACCAATGTTTTCCAGTGATGCTTTCTAATACCAAGACCTGAGTAGAAGTaatattcttcctctttttttttttctccttaatccaAAACCAGAGAAGGCTATATCGCTGCTGTGTTTTGGACATATGCTTAAATAGTTCATTTTTCTTACCTTTAATCTGCCTCCTTAAAGTGTCCAATTGTACAATAAGAAGCATCTCTTCGTGTTTCAATACTTCAAGCTGTACGTTATATAATTCCAGTTGGGTTTCATAATACTCCATTTCCAGCTCCTCTGCTACAGCTAGGTTCTCTTCTTGTTCATCAAGGTTCTCCATCTATACAGtcccaaagagaaaataaaaaacattaataGCAAAATATGCACAAGTAACAGGGCACCATCAA is a window of Dromaius novaehollandiae isolate bDroNov1 chromosome 10, bDroNov1.hap1, whole genome shotgun sequence DNA encoding:
- the WHAMM gene encoding WASP homolog-associated protein with actin, membranes and microtubules isoform X2, producing the protein MEPQPDSLEGWVAVRDAAFAEPRPPRLRFLAGWNDAEGKFAVTCHGPAPAAGGEAAARQSWAGLFSAQALLGVHRQLAAVCPRLEPAFPALPAAPRGAAGGLWAALFAGGAAPGEAEAEAQELCRQLERYLRCALELCGGRVVLDALFAAERRRHDDDYYESLQELRGKALRGHLARAEEALRRVLQQHKSADTMVALMKVYEEEDETYQDLVTMATQFYQFLLQPFRDMRELATLYKLEILKSLQYDKLGPKRIAALQKDAEEWTKRAEDAVCSIQNITVNYFKETVKALAAMHKQMEQDQKRFGQATWASALPRLENLKYMLAKETLQHLRARELCLKQKKAGIQKNMENLDEQEENLAVAEELEMEYYETQLELYNVQLEVLKHEEMLLIVQLDTLRRQIKEKQDEVVYYDTCENPEELKVIEQTMGQHYANSSEMTKLKRKTKQLETKRGTVCARRAYLRNKKDQCEASHRQRLQQAEESKKRFQQHHSIQIKRDKQKEEEKKKKAWISQERQKTLERLKTFREKCPAHTVLKASPPQPLSPKMPRSITQQAAMLPPSSRVRPELEQPRSMQLAEGKVLKASHQNTPADIPVQIFVAAGDSKQQKHSKGLMDSPSSPPPPPPPPPLPTPPPPPPLPLHFKTPSAVEDKPLPLSSEVPAMHKQDDSFRTSVNNYTGTMDEVLASLKHGEGVLRKAKQTNPYASVKDDILSAIRQGVKLRKVNQDTEKHISKGSSNELERSIKAVIQRIKKVSADSEEEENNDQNSGEWDS